Below is a window of Deferribacterota bacterium DNA.
ATAACTATATTAAATCAATGATAAGTTTTAAGTATTTTTACTAATTTAGATTGGGCTTATAATGGATAGCATATTATTAAGTGGAGTCTTTCGAATAAGGTATATACTTGATAATTTTAAGGATGGAAAATGTATTGTAGTATTGAAAAACAATGCTGAGATAGATGAATATTGTAATGAATTTTCTTTGTTTACAAAAGAATTAATTGCTTTACCCTTTTATGAATTAAATCAGCCACCCTTTGAAGAGTCGCTTATTAACACAGATATTTTGGAAAATAGAATAAAAGTGCTCTACAGGTTATTAACGAGTAACTCCTATTGTTTGGTTACCACTCCCTATGCACTAATTAAAAAGATACCATCTTCTGATATTTTAAAAAACGCAATTACAGAACTAAAAACTGGCATGTATATTGAAAGGGAAAGGTTGTTGTCTACTTTAGATAGGTTGGGGTATATAAATGTTGAAATTGTAACTGCTAAGGGTGAGTTTTCTCTAAAAGGAGAGGTTTTGGAAATTTATCCTATAGCTTGTAATGACCCCATAAAGATTGAGTTTTTTGATGATTGTATTGAGAGAATTGCTAGTTATAACATTTTTAATCACAAAACAACGACCCAACTAGAAAATATTTTATTATACCCTTGTTCAGAAGGTATATACACAACGTGTGCCTTTAAAGATGCACTACACCTTGATCCAATTATTAATGAAAAAATTGAACTATATGGTAAATTTGCTGGTCATCATTGGTATGCTCCACTTGTTAATGACATGAGCTCTATATTTGATTTAATTGGGGATAATTTTAAGTTAGCAAATTTTACCTTTGATAAAGATATTGATGATCTATTTTTGAGAGTTGAAGAAGCGAAAAATATTAATAATTACAGCTATGATGAGGCTTCAATATTTTTAAGAAAAAGTGAATTAAATAGATATCTAGATAATGCATTTATCTCTATTAGTGAAAATAAGAGTATAGAGCCTGATGAACAAGAGGCATTTAAGAATTATGAAGCGCCTACAAAATATTTTATACCAGATAAATTTAATTTTTATAAAAATATTGATAATTTTGCCCTTTTATTAAAGAAACTACTTAAAGATAATTTTAAGGTTATTGTCTCTATTTGTAATGAAAAATTTTTAGATATCTTTAAAAAAATTTTATTAGAACATAATATTAGCTATAATATAATTAATAGTGGTTTAGAGGCTAAAAAAAATTACATAAACATATATCAAAAGCAATTGTCAGATGGCTTTATTGATCATAAAAGAAGATTGGCGATCTTTGCAGAGACAAACATCTTTGGTTTTAGGCGTAAAAGACGGCCAAGAAAACAAGATAAGTCTTTTAAAACGACTATTTTAGATCTTGAAATAGGAGATTACGTAGTTCATATCACCTATGGTATCGCTATCTTTAAAGGTTTGGTTAGTAAAACAATAGGTGGCAGATTAGGGGAATTTCTTGAACTAGAATATGATAATAAGGAAATTCTATATGTTCCAACTGATATGATTAAACAAATACAGAAATATGTTGGTGGAGCTAATCAGAAAAAGCCCAAGCTCTCTTCTTTAAGAAGTAGTAATTGGAATAAACTGAAGAAAAGAGCATATAAGTCTGCAAAAAAGGTAGCTGAAGACCTATTAAAACTTTATAGTGAGAGAAAGGCTGAAAGAGGTTATCCCTTTAAAATAGATAGACTCTTTCTATCAAGAATTGAAAACACCTTTGAGTATGACGAGACAGAGGATCAGCTAACAGCTTTAATGGATATTTATAGGGATATGGAAAGTAAAAAACCTATGGAGAGACTAATTTGTGGTGATGTTGGTTTTGGAAAGACTGAGGTTGCTATAAGGGCTGCATGTATTGCTACATCTAACTATAAGCAGGTTGCAATATTGTGTCCTACAACAGTATTAGCTTATCAGCACTATGAAACCTTTAAGAAGC
It encodes the following:
- the mfd gene encoding transcription-repair coupling factor is translated as MDSILLSGVFRIRYILDNFKDGKCIVVLKNNAEIDEYCNEFSLFTKELIALPFYELNQPPFEESLINTDILENRIKVLYRLLTSNSYCLVTTPYALIKKIPSSDILKNAITELKTGMYIERERLLSTLDRLGYINVEIVTAKGEFSLKGEVLEIYPIACNDPIKIEFFDDCIERIASYNIFNHKTTTQLENILLYPCSEGIYTTCAFKDALHLDPIINEKIELYGKFAGHHWYAPLVNDMSSIFDLIGDNFKLANFTFDKDIDDLFLRVEEAKNINNYSYDEASIFLRKSELNRYLDNAFISISENKSIEPDEQEAFKNYEAPTKYFIPDKFNFYKNIDNFALLLKKLLKDNFKVIVSICNEKFLDIFKKILLEHNISYNIINSGLEAKKNYINIYQKQLSDGFIDHKRRLAIFAETNIFGFRRKRRPRKQDKSFKTTILDLEIGDYVVHITYGIAIFKGLVSKTIGGRLGEFLELEYDNKEILYVPTDMIKQIQKYVGGANQKKPKLSSLRSSNWNKLKKRAYKSAKKVAEDLLKLYSERKAERGYPFKIDRLFLSRIENTFEYDETEDQLTALMDIYRDMESKKPMERLICGDVGFGKTEVAIRAACIATSNYKQVAILCPTTVLAYQHYETFKKRFANLPVKVDYLCRFRSKKEVKDIKERVHSGDIDIIIGTHMLLAGDIAFRDLGLLIIDEEQRFGVSHKEKLTAFKKNIDVLTLTATPIPRTLQLSLAGIKDLSIIETPPVERYPVVTKIINKENEIDKAITYELKRGGQVFYIHNDIFSIEKIAYKLKERFPFARITIAHAKLPTNKLEKIFSDFYLGKIDILISTTIVENGIDVANANTMIIDDAQHFGLSQLYQLKGRVGRSNKRAYFYIYLKDFDKISPLVKKRLKIIQQLSDLGSGFKIASYDLQLRGAGDILGAEQSGYIDVVGYELYMHMITNAISEMKGALLEESETEINSNIPYYIPASYIEDYRERLEYYRAIGELDLMDKIFDLSNKLEESYGEIPEEVKNYIYIMFIKNKAEKLMIKRITIFSDSATLYFSKENKKVQNLFMYYNNDYVIQKLIKDGEIKIYTKRHLLPDLAVAINDVYDEYFLSLVS